ggggcaaaatggtacaaaagtgtcattttggacgaaaatgacaaatgtgctcaaacctcaggggcgattttggcaattaactctttgtttttaaatattaaattagattttttaatcttttacccatggcattatagcctagtggtatcttggtggtgggataaggcttatgaccattaggtcatgagttcaattcccacaaagggggtttttcctagatttattgggtttcctcctgaattggtgtataggcattattgcctagtggagatggatatgatcgggtggttctgctggtgacacgatgatactccagtggtccgtcagtgatccaaatttgctgttcaaaaaaaaaagattttttaatcttttattgttatttttaatagtaagggtaattttgtaatttcaaatctacttaacaccaaaaactaatcACAATTCACGTCAGTGACTATCtgaaaatgaaatttaaaaaGTTGAGGGACTATAGAACTAATTTTAAAAAGTCAAAGACTAGACTAAAGATGAACAAAtgacaaaacattttttttttaactcaCCGAACACTTTTTTCCTTCAGTAACCAATTGCAAGTAGCAATCTAGTTCAAGTTCACTGCTCGTCGTTTCAGCTTTCCAGGTTAGAGTGTTTTTATGAGTTGCTTTTCCGTAGAAAATCGTTGCTTTTGGTTAATTTCTGAAAATTACTTATTTGTTTGCTAATGAGACTAGGGTTTGTAATTGATTACTTTATCTTTTTATGAGTTGAAGTGAGACTAGGGTTTGAAATTAGATTACTGCATCTTTTTATGAGTTGAAGACCATGCCCTAATGTTGATTCTGTAAATGAGATCCACCTTGTGTGACAATGATTCTAGTATTTACTTAGTAAACTGAATTTTAAATCTTTGTCATGGCTATTTGTTTCATTAATCTATGAGTTATATGTGTAGAATAATAATGGATCTCATTCACGGGACACGTGAAACATCCAAGTTTGCACCACAAGATTTTATCAGCAACATGCCTGATAATGTGATAACTAATATTCTGGACCGATTGCCATTACAAGATGCCGTCAGGACTAATGTCTTGTCAAGAAACTGGAGGTTTAAGTGGACTATGCTTAGCCAACTCGTATTGGATTACGACTTCTTTAAGTATTTGTTAGAAATAGAAGACATAAGTAATCATGCGAAAATTATAAGTAGTATTTTTCTTCAACTTAGAGGTGCCATTACAACATGTGTCCTCTCTGTAAACAACGTATTGGATGTTGAAGATATTAATCACTGGATTTCGttcttgtcaagaaatgaaattAAGAATCTCACTCTTGGGACGGTTGGATCGTCTCTCTTATATAAGTTGCCTACCCATCTTTTCTCTTGTTTAGGGTTGAAACATTTGAAGCTTTTAAATTGTCTTATCCATCTTCCAACTACTTTTCATGgttttccaaacttgttgagctTAGAGTTGTGTCAAATACAATTTGAAGTTGGGAAATTTGGGGAGTTTATTACGCGGTGTCCCGTACTTGAGAATTTGAAGATGGGTGTTTTCTATGATCCCGAAAGAAAAGTGAAACCAGATGAGATTGCAAAACTCGCAAATGTCAAAACATTATCTTTGTGTTTGTGTATTGTTGAGAATATGACTATCACAAGTTCTACTACAATATTTGAGCTTCTCGGTAATCTTCCCCAACTTCAAGAGCTTGATCTGGATTTTCGAGACCGTGGGGTGATAGAAGGTGGTGCTAAAAAGAGGTTTCCTACCGCCTTTGCATGCCTCAGGGCCCTTAAACTATCAAGAATAGATTTAAGCAATGGTACTGTGTTGTCATGTGTTTTTGAGATAATTAGACAGTTACCGAATTTGCAGACCCTTGAAATCATAGCAACTAGTGTCTCAAATGTTGGCCCGACACCTGCAATTTGTTCTCCAGACGTCGACTACAATACAATGGGGCCGTTGCAGCTTCGAAGTGTGGGGTTTATAGATTTGAAAGGCTCAGAGAATGAAGTATGTTTGATTACATGTTTACTTGGGTGTTCCCCTTTCCTAAAAAGGATTGGTATTCGTCCCCACAAGTCTTTAGCGCGCGACGAACAGTTGATGTTTGATTCAAAGTTGTTGAAGCTCCAACGAGCCTACCCCGTAGTTGCTATCAATCTATATTAATTAAAGTTACATTGAACTTATCTTTTATCTGCTGCAGATTTGTATAAATTTATGGTCCTTGCTCTAGTAATTAAGGTGACATTTGGTTTCTGTATATTTGCTTTAAAATTAGAATAATGTGTTGGGGCATTGGtgttttcttcttttctttggTGTTTTGTAAGAGCATCAACCCAAACACCTAAAATGCCCCTCATGTCACTATATTTTTGTTatgatattatattttattatgttcCTTGATCCGATCCGACCCGGAAATTTTAACGTATATTTGTGAAAAATCTGAACACCCAAAAAATGTGGACCACATTGGGAAAAAATCCTGGGTCCTACAGTATCATTTACGGAGTGTGATGACTTTTGCTCTACATAGATATCTCTGTCTAGTAAGCTAGTAAACTGTTTGTTTGACAAAAAGCAAATATAGAACAAACCTCATCTGCAATATATGATTTTCTTAAAGTTCACTATCTATTCGAGTTGCAGGCTGTCGAGATGACCAAAATGAGAACACACCTCATCCGCGATATATGTTCTGCCGTGCTCGACGGGTTAAAACCATGTATTATAAGCCAAACTCAACTAAttaatcggatagtttgaatcATGAACGAGCAAGTTAAGCACTTCAACTTGAAATGGGTTACGGGTAGAATGGTCAGAATGGATCCGCGGTTTCTCTTTATCAAATGTAGACAGTTTTGACAAACTTCAGATGGTTAGGGCGGTGGGGGTGGCACGTAATGCCACCGTGATACATCAATTCAACGCGTGATACAAGAACAATTCCCACCGCCACCTACTTTTTCAACGCGTGATACATCAAGACCGTGATAAAATCAATGCGTTATGGCTTGAGCGTGATAAatggatgtgagggggtgtgGAGGTctattgttgggtgtggtggtgagtgatgaccattgccaccaaaaaaggttgtgagtgatggaaaaatggttgatgacatggcggaacttgattggatgctTATGAGTGatgaaattctatcactagtgaccacccccactccccttaaCAATTATGAACGTAATCATGCTTTTCTAAAAGTATCATTTTGAACTGCACCTATTTTGATCAGACAACCCATCTCAACCAAATGGAACCATTTTTAAATTGGCTCGGTATGGCCCATTACCCGACCCGATCCACCAATTTTGTCAGGCTTAATTTGAATGTTCTTGACGCGCTCCACTGGATAATGAATCAAGGCGACAATCCTCAAACTATGTTCATATAAACTGTTCTAAGAACATCACGAATCTAGGGTTTGAAATGAATTCCTAGGTGTGCATCATAATTCATTTGGAGGTTTACACATCTGTTTTGATAACTTTTATCACTAATATTTTTTTTCCCTAAAATGACCCGTTTGAACCCGAACCTATCTTGCGCATAATCCATTTTGACCCGTCTAATTCTACCTGACTAGAGTCATCCATAATTAATCAAACCCAACTTACGAATTGTACCACATTACTCTCAACTTTAAACTAAATTTTCTCTAGCACTCCCAAACTAACTGAACCCTAGCTCAATTAGTCGTTTTTTATGTGACACTTGTTTAGTGACGTGGCATTTGACGTGACCTTTTTTTTGCTTATGTGAAACTTATTTGGCGACATGGCATATGACATGGCCTTTTGATGACGTGACATCTGATGTGGTACTTGTTTAGTGACGTGGCGTTTGACGTCAGCTAATTGGGTTATGATTCAGTTAGTTTGGGAGTGTCAGAGGAAAATGAGTTGGACGTTGAGAGTGATGTGGTGGAATTCAGAAGTTAGgaggttatttaaatccaatatcacTTAGAAAAAAAAAGGGTCCAACTCATTGCTATAAAATTTATTAGAAGAGGGATTACTTTTTTAATTGTTAGTAGTAGGACCTTTTGTGTAAACGTCAACTAACTAACGCAATAACGGTGTAAGTTAGTAGTATTAACTAGTATTTTGACCCGTCGCACATTGCAGCGGCGTCGAAACTTAAATTAATTCGAAATCTTACCGTCAAATATCTTACCCGACTTGTTTCCGAGCAATAGTtatgtcaaaacgtagaccaagaAATTACGTCAAAACACCGTAAACCAACTTGTATTTATAGCGAAATGTACTTAAATAAAGTACGTAAGAAAATAGTATTTCTTTTAAGTTAAAAAACGATATCTCATGTTGCGGCATTGttgaaacgtaaagtaactcgCATTGTTtagtgaaaacgtattatatatgACAAAACGTAgatcaactaaaaaaatacataaaaataagcacgaaagtATATTACCAAAACTTAGACCAACCGAATAACGTAAACGTTTTATTTTTGACCTTAAAAATAAGCACGTACAACTCGAAGGGatcaaaatgacattttacaaagtttttataAAGCTAAATGGTGTAAGTAACAATACTAAAAGTTAAGGGTAGAAAAAAAACCAacaggaaaaaaaaaaaacaaagaaaaaagagtaaactgtcattttggtccctgtggttttgtcatttttgccattttagtccaaaactcaaaccttttgcatctgggtccctgttgtttcagttttattgccattttggtccaaaaatgaaatcagatcatatttttcttataaaattctgctattttgtctttttcctcaagggcaaaatggtcatttctttttataaataaataccatattttataagacaaatatgacctgattcgcccctgaggaaaatgacaaaattataggattttataaaacaaatatgacctgattttatttttggaccaaaatggcaataaaactgaaaccacagggacccagatgcaaaaggtttgagttttggactaaagtggcaaaagtgaccaaacctcagggaccaaaatggcagtttactcaagaaaaaatgaaaaaagtaaaaataaatgtTAGCTACAGTGATTTAGCAGATGGGAAATGTTATTGTTGTATTGAATGAGAAAGTATAGATAACAAGTTAGCCTTCTCTCTCTTTAATTCTTCTTCTTCTACCTCAGCCATTTCATAACACTCATGAATTGCTAAGTCCGGCCTTGAATCAAACAAGACCTAATCAAATCGGTCTTAGATCCaagtgtttttatattttttgtggTACCTTTggaaaaatccacagtcatcctgaaaAATCCACAGTCATGCTAAGTTAACATCTGGTCGTCTtggattacttgtcaaatttcgggacgaaatttctttcaagttggggatgatgtgacaacccggactTTCAAGGTTAGTGCCAGTTCGATCGTGATCTTAAATTCTCATTATTCCTTTCCAATGTTTCCTCTCATGTTAAACTTGTTAGACGGTTGGGCCGATTATGCTTTTGGGCCGTCTACATCGTATATATGTTTCaaaccacacacacacattaCATTTGGGCCGCATGTGGACATCTTGGCACACGCATACGCTTAGGATAACTTTGTTAGTCATGGATCGGGTAAAGCCCAAGTGAGGGTGTGAGAATTAGGCCAAGATCTATTATTAAATCACTAAACATGCAAACCAATATTCATAACCAATATTCACAAAAGTAATTGATTCAATATTTGATAAAACTTATTAATTGTTCAGGACATGGCCGACATTAGACTCCAATCAACACCTAGTTGCACGTGAATTTTGATGTATTGCATTAGATGGGCCGCACATGTGCTGATGGTTTATTGGACCAAACCCAAACCGAGCCCACCTTTCCCCCTGTTATGTACGTGCATCATGATGTAAAAGATTCCATAACACCTTTGCAAACCCTACGGCAGTGGATCCCCATCCGAGCACCATCTTCTCCAGTCGAGTTCCTTTTTTTGGTGATCCGATTTGTATAACTTGTCATCATAAGCTGATTTCTTGACACTCTTGGCCGAGGATATACATGTGGGTTAGTATTCGTAAACCGATCTGGATTGTTGTCAGTTGTGCTTATTTTGATTATATGTGGCTATGAGGATTAGAAGTAATATTAGGGGATTGTTTAAAATATTATTGAATTCTTTTATGACCGACTGCATTTGTATGATTTGACCTACTTGATCTACATGGATTGCACATGTAATTCTATATTGGTTTGAATATAAAATAATGAATATATATAGTCCACACATGTGAAAGAATGATGAAATCTGATGTTTTCATAACTTGTTCATCGAATGGATACATGATAATTTTATGATGGCCGACAACTATGATCTTGATTATTTTCTATTGGGCCGCTATTGATGAAACTGTGAATGATAAATTATGTTGAATGATTTAGATTATAATAATTGAAGCTATATCTGTGTTGATTGGTACCATGAAAATTCATTAGGCTATTGACTGTGATGATTGATCCGATGCATATGATTGGTGGGGATAACTTTTGTTAAGATAATTAGGGTTGCAGGTTGTTCATGA
This genomic stretch from Helianthus annuus cultivar XRQ/B chromosome 8, HanXRQr2.0-SUNRISE, whole genome shotgun sequence harbors:
- the LOC110917135 gene encoding F-box/FBD/LRR-repeat protein At1g13570, which gives rise to MDLIHGTRETSKFAPQDFISNMPDNVITNILDRLPLQDAVRTNVLSRNWRFKWTMLSQLVLDYDFFKYLLEIEDISNHAKIISSIFLQLRGAITTCVLSVNNVLDVEDINHWISFLSRNEIKNLTLGTVGSSLLYKLPTHLFSCLGLKHLKLLNCLIHLPTTFHGFPNLLSLELCQIQFEVGKFGEFITRCPVLENLKMGVFYDPERKVKPDEIAKLANVKTLSLCLCIVENMTITSSTTIFELLGNLPQLQELDLDFRDRGVIEGGAKKRFPTAFACLRALKLSRIDLSNGTVLSCVFEIIRQLPNLQTLEIIATSVSNVGPTPAICSPDVDYNTMGPLQLRSVGFIDLKGSENEVCLITCLLGCSPFLKRIGIRPHKSLARDEQLMFDSKLLKLQRAYPVVAINLY